A genome region from Gigantopelta aegis isolate Gae_Host chromosome 3, Gae_host_genome, whole genome shotgun sequence includes the following:
- the LOC121368749 gene encoding protein GVQW3-like, with protein MEKTEYRAVIKYLNFKELTLMQIHADMVSTLGNSAPSFATVKRWAAEFKRGRKSIEDEPRSGRPSTASTQEYINPVHQMVMDDKQLTIHSIAAAIGISHERVKNILTKELGMPKVSA; from the coding sequence ATGGAGAAAACTGAGTACCGGGCCGTCATCAAGTATCTGAATTTTAAAGAGTTAACTCTCATGCAAATCCATGCCGATATGGTCAGTACATTAGGAAATAGTGCTCCCTCATTTGCCACTGTGAAAAGGTGGGCAGCAGAATTCAAGAGGGGTAGAAAAAGCATTGAAGATGAACCAAGATCTGGCAGGCCTTCAACTGCCTCCACACAGGAATACATTAATCCTGTACACCAAATGGTGATGGATGATAAACAATTAACTATTCACTCCATAGCTGCTGCCATTGGCATCTCCCATGAGCGAGTCAAGAACATTCTAACCAAAGAACTTGGAATGCCAAAGGTTTCTGCTTGA